The DNA segment GATAACGACGCCGCTGCGCCGATGCCAGAGCCCCGTCAAATCCGGTTCTTTCCCCACCGGCACTGGACACaaagaaagggaaaaagacaAGAACCCAGCCTCGGGGAACACGGCAGGGAGATGGCCCAAAACGAGtctggttggtgatgggctgTGTCTGACTCTGAAGCAGCCTTGTAACACATCGGAGGGAACACATGGTCGGAGAGAAACCGAAGAGGTGGAACGCCACCAGGGTACTGCCGGATTACCTAGTAGGACGTGATTCTTCAGCAGATgaagctggtggtgagaacTCAAAGAGGGGCAGCTTCCAACTCCACTTACTGCTTGGACTgagctcctcttctccaggCACCCGAACAGGTACAGCTGCATCTCTTGGTCagtgcagcagcagccaggtACCCGACGAAGGCGGCAACTGCGTGAAATCAGGACAAAGGAGGGAAAGAGAACCTGGAAGGGTACCTACAACTGAGTACCTTGCTATTAGCTGTCAGTGAGTCAGACGAGCCGATGAATTGTTTAATGATTACGGCACCTTCACGTTGATGTCCAGATGACCGTATTTAAACTTTGTGCTTTCTTGCTTGCAGCAGCGGTGTCCCTGCCTTGAAATGccctgcccctccttttttttggCCTGATCTCTTGCCTGAGCAAGAGCAGGAGATACCTGACCCCAACCGGAGCCGACCGCCTGTTGTAATAAATGCAGTGTATgtagaagaagagaaaacaaaTCAGAGAGCAGGACAACACCTCTTGGTGGCTGGGCTGTGCGCGCATTATACGAAGATAGAGTTGCAATATTAGAGGGGCAAACGGGAAGTTATATTGAGAAGGCAGGCAAGCGTGGCAGCACCTACCTGCACCTGCACCGCACCTgcaccaaaacaaaagttGATCAGACGAAAGGAAggtccaacctcctcccggTCCCATTGCCTCTGTCCCTCCCGTGGTGCCCCCTCGTGCCCCTCCAAAATAGCCACTTGCTGTCCCAATAATCTGGACGCCGGCCCTGGTATTAAACTGTCTAGCGCCGAGAGCTAAGCTCTTTCAGGGTCGAGATCGGGAAAGTGAGGGGCCGGTTCTTTATCATTTTTTTGGAGCTTCTTGTAGGTAGGCAGTGTTCAAGATCGCACCGAAACAAGAGAAAGTGCGCCCCTCCCGCAACCGTTCTCTGCCCGGACTTGGCTGCGTTGGGTGTGGCCAGAAAGATCCATGCTCAAGTCCGTCTCATCCCATGTCTTTGGTTCCTTTGTCTGCTTCGACCTGACAATCATCACTCtcgccatcgtcatcaaccaGGAATCTCATCGAGGCATCCACGCATCAGACACACACGGAGGCGGTCCCTGTCCCGGCATTAACCTTCACATCTTCAACTCCCCAAAGTCTCCAAACATCCTGCTTCCAAGGCTGCAGGCTGCCGGGAGCTGTCCTATCACAGAAAGCTGCAGCAACCCAGTCCAAGCAGTCCCCAAGTCTGTGTGACAGCACCAAAGAAAGCGTATGCCAAGCCCAGGTCCGGCGCAACTGTGCGGTAATCCTCACCACCTATCAACCATTTTGTTGGTGTCTGACGGGTTGCGGTTCTCctgcctttttcttttcttttcttctgtttgcccacctcaccaccatctacGGATAGTAGCGAAACGTTGTTCGATTTCTCGTCTTGCATTTCCACCAACCGCGTCACGACATACATCGCTCCCCTAAGATCCACGCTGCATTTTGTCCGATAGGGAAAACATTGCATGGGCTGCATTCAGCCAGGCCCGCGGTAAGAAAGCATCTACTCACGGTGGTTGGCCCATCGCTACAGTAGTTCGTCAGCAAGGGCGGCGGACGAGCCACCCAACGAGCCAACTGGAAGCTTGAGTCCCGACCGAGATCTGGACCACGGCAAGCTGCTGAGCTGCTGCAACTGGAACTGGAAACTTACAGGTGGTTGGCCAAGCATTCGAGGTCAACTAACTCAACTCATTCTTCGCccactctccctcccactGCAGATATTCCGGTGTCTGCTGTCGCTGGCTGTCTGGAGGTTGTATTGTTGATCTGCCAGCCCCCTTTTGGACAAGCCTGCGTTGGACGGCCCACCCGGACGACAGGTCTTCGCCACACTTCCGCACCCCCCCTGCCATCTGCTGTCCAGCAGCGTCTCGGATCGCAGGCACATTTTTGGCTGACGCTCTTTCACCTTCGCTGTCTGGGACCTGCTTCTGCCTTTTCTGACAGAGCACTTGGCGCATTCATCTTTTCCACTCACCAAGGGAATGTGTTTGCGGTGATCGACCTGCTTCCTGTTCAGCCTGTGCCCTGTGCCGCCCTCAGGAACCCCACCACGAATCCCGGAAGACCCAGGGAGACGACAGGGAAGCCAGGGGAAACGACAAGCTCTGGGTTGCTTCCCGTCgccatcttttttttcttcccacAGAAACCCAACCTTGCGAccgaagagaaaaaaaaagccgcTATCCGGGGCCCCTTGGTgcaatcatcatcacaagACAACACGCTTTTCTGGCTAACGAGCACGAGCACCAGCAAGCTTTCGAATGATCAGCCTCCGCCGGCCCCTTTTCTCCCTATCCTCCtgcccctctccctctccgaccACTCTCTTTTGTCCCTAGCTCAATCATTCCcaaacgccgccgccggctcCCCGCACTTACCCCTGCCGCGGACTCGGTCGTCTCAGCCTCACCGGGCAAGCCCACGCATATCTACCCTGAACCCCTCGCCTGTGCTCCCGCATCTGGTTGCACTCTTGCATCAccctccctcacccaccacagGCACCTCCCACCATGGCTGCAGCGTTTCGCCCAGTCAACACACCGCTCCTGGCAGCGGACTCCATCAAACACGAAAtacccccttcttccacgactttgacggcgacaacgacgacaacaacaacgatgaCGACACCGAGACCGAGCACAGCGCCTTCGCAGGCTTCACGGCCTGTTGACGAAGCCACGACACCAACACGAGTAAACTTTGGAACAGGCGCATTGGCATCTCAGAAACCACTTCCGACATCACCATTCCCCGAGTCGGTACAAGTCCCCGAACCCACGACGGAATCCACACCCAAGCGAGAAAATTCGCAGCACTCGAGGAAGTCTAGGGACTCGGACGACATGGATATGGATGACTCAGATGGAGAACACGGTGAGGAAGTTGGATcagacgacgacagcgagaACGCCGACGGAACAAagtcgaagaagaaaaagtcgCAGCGATTCTATTGCACGGATTATCCACCGTGCAATCTGAGCTTTACCAGGAGCGAGCATTTGGCCCGCCATATCAGGTACGTACTACCAACCATATTTCCGTTGGAAAataagaaggaggaggtatTGACGAGGAGATCACCGCAGAAAACACACTGGAGAACGCCCTTTCCAATGCCACTGCTCCAGACGATTCTCTCGACTCGATAACTTGAGACAACATGCACAAACAGTGCATGTGAACGAAGATATTCCGATTGACTCGCTAGCAGCGACAGGAACACGATTTCAGAGACAGATCAGGACCGACAGGGTGCGGCCAACGACTGGCAGGGCGAGAGCGGCGACAGCTGGCAGTGTTGGACCTGGGGGTCGAGGACACTCGAAGTCTCTGTCAACATCTAGCATCACAAGCATGGCTTCGATAGCCTCGGCctatggtggtggtgagacaCGCCGACGTCCGCCTCCTCTGGTCATGGCCGACCCCCGATCCCGACTTTCTCTCGAGTCATATCGCGGACCGGATGGTCAATACTATAGGGCCGCCTCACCGGACATGAGCACTCCCACATCAGCCACGTTTTCGACAGGCCAAAATAGCCCTCGATGGGGTCCGGTAGCCTCTCCTGGTTCATCACACTCACGCTCGCATAGCATGTATGCTGCCGCCGGGTCCCGCACCCCAGGCCGCCGACTAAGCGTTCCGTCTGGAGGCAACCCGTTCCAATCGCCTCATGCCCCCAGTCTCCGCGGCCCGCTGTTTGGCCCTTCGCTCAACGCGTCCAACAGCGGTGCCTTTTCTCCTGGCCAAAATGGTCTTCTCTCATCGCCCACAACGTCCACTTCAAACTGGTCAAGGCGGGATTCAGTGTCGACGGCCGATGAGGCCTGGCGACGACGAACGTGGCACCCCGATACCGCGGGCTTCAACGGGGCAAGCAGACTGAGCCAGGTCATCACTCCATCTCAGTTCCCGCCCGACAGCATTAAGCTTCCACCCGCCAATACCGGaaaccaaccacctcaaACACTGCGGCTGCCCGGTATCGAGTCTTTTGATCCTATCCCGCGGAGACCGCCCACACCTCCCCGCCGCAACCCGTCCCCGATGATGATCGACtcggaggcatcacggcccCCAGCTTTGTTACCGGCCGGTGACCTCGGTTCCGATGACCGAAGGCCTAGCTCGCAGTGGGATATGGGCTTGCATCGGGGCATAACAAGACTTGACATCAACACGCCACCTCGGGATAGCGCGGGAGCATGGGCCAACGAGGCCACTCAAGCCCTGATGGCTCGCGCTGAGCAAGCCCATGCCGCACCCatgcaacctaccgtccgGTTCGAACAAGATCTGAGGCCTCCTCAGGGCCCGCCACCCATCAATGCGGCCCCTCCTGTCGGCTCTAGGCATCACTACACAATGTCGgctccatccatcaccacacctcGTGAGTCCCGAAGACATGGATGGTATCACGGTCCAGTGCCTACCCACCCTGTTGAGGAGACCATCCATGAAGGCCGCCCACATGTTGATCGGATTGTTCACCCCAACGTTCGTGGTTTCCAGGGATTCCCTGCCAGGGAACAACAGCTTGGcatccaccaacaacagccatcCGGCCCCAGCATGGAGCGGATCCTGGAGCGGCCAATGTCCCGGGGCGACAACCCCGAGTCTCTGCGGCGGTTGCAGGCTCTTGTGGCCGTCGCCACAAGCGAAGGCTCGACGGCAACGGCATACTGAGGCCCCCAGCTTGATGGGGAGATGACATCTACGAATCACGAATTGGAATTACTGCATGGCGTCTGGACCTCGGAAACACACGACATGGATTAGTGCGGAGGCCGTTTTGCTTTTGATACCCGTTCTCTCACCCGCCTACACTCGCTGCATCCAACGGTTTGGGCTATACAGATATGATCACTCATTTTCTTTTGGCATTTGATACCACGCTCGCTGCATACATACACATCTGGATACTGGGATTGGcggtctttttctttttggatgTCAGCAGGCACTACACAGGATACTACGGGTCGGTCATCTTTTGTTGCAATTTAGAGGATTCATTTCTGTTTTCTTATTTCCTTTTTGGGTCTGGGTTTTATGCCACGTTATGACAattttcttgttgttttcctttttcctttttgtgTTACGACGAAATGACAACCAACGGTTCCAGGCCATGGCACTCTAGTATAGGGATACCCATCTTCTCTACTCTCGGATACGGGGCGGCATGCGGTACATGGTCGGGTTGGGAACTTTTGGGCACCTCTTCAATGGATGCTATTCTTTTACGCAGTTTCTTGCAGGTGATGGCACGGTGAGATGTGACGACGATGCCGGCTACGACGATATGAGACTACGACACTACGTTATGGATAAGGACGCAGTGCTGCTTTTGCGACGTAACGATGACACGACAACAAAGATTTAGCGCTGCATTTTCTCTTTGCTGTTCCGATTGTCGAATATTGGTTGGTCTCTACTGTCGCATTCTGGTCGATGTCGTCAGGGGGGTGCTGGGTTGCTTGTTCGGTCAGTCAGGCACCGTCCTTGCTGCAGAGATGCCCGTTATatggggatggtggcttGGTCAGGGGTTGGCGGGGAACTTTTGGGAAAAGATGATCAAGGGAGGTGGATAAGATTGAGAAACATGATCCCTATGTTCTCCCAGGTTGTCTCGAGGTTCCTCTTTTGGTGGTCACTTATGGACTTGATACCCTGGAAGGAAGGGTTCGcttccttttttttgttgcggGTCCTTGAACAACATCTTTGGGGGTTTAGCTTGCTTGGGCTCTCTCAATGGGCTGGCGATTTTGCGCGccttggtttttttgggaagggtggaagcttttgctgtttttgttttgatctGCTTTTgcttgggtgggtgggttcgTGTTGCAGTCAGGCACACTGCAGGTTTCGGCTGGTGCATGACAGCAGACAGGCAGTGTTGTGCATTTGTTGGAGATCTGAGAgtgtggatgtggatgtgaCGTTGGATTTTGTAATGGCGTGATGGGATGGATAGGAGGGACTGGGAGCGGGAGTAGTATAACTAGATAGAAATATGTTTATTGGGTTGATCACCTCCATTTTGTGTTATGTCCACTGCGGGACTGCCCAAGCTGATTGTGCTGGAATGCAAGGTACACTGGGCGCTGTGGTTATTTGATGTGTCAGGAACGCACCTGATGATGCATGGAAAGTCGTACTCGGGGTGAACTTGAGGTGTTGAGTATGGAGATCAGTTGCCGATGCGGCTATCTGTTGAGTCTCagtttgaggttgaggttgcggaAAGGATCTGTGGTATTGTGTCGGTTGGGAATGGCGAATAGCTGGTTGGGTAAATAACCCCATTCTTTATCTACCTGAGTGAGACGGATTTATCGTCACGAGGTTGTCTTGAGGGACAAGGTCGGTTTGGTGCTTGATCCATTTGCGAGTGAGCACCTTGGCTGATGTGCCTAGTATCATGCCTGCTCTGTTAATGGTTGGTAATTTGCTTGCTACAAAGCCTTGattacctaggtaggtatttgGGGTGATAGGATCATAGGATGTGAgtagggggagggggggaaaggggggcagGGCACTACATGGCTTTTGATTTGCGCTGGGAATTGTGGTGATGCTAGTGTTGAGTATCTGGTTCATGAACTCGGGGAGGAAGTCAATGGTGGCTTGGGGGAAGGGTGATTGTGGCCTTTTATATTTTCTTCGCTTTCTTTTTGCGTTGTTTCTTCTTATTCTTTCGTCTTTTACTTCTttgtttctttccttttaatttttatttttttacCCGTACAGTGTCTCCGGGAGTAACCACTTTTCTGAACCATGCAAGCAGACCACCCTCAAGTAGAAGTAGTCCGCTTGCGTGATCCGAAtaaggtggggagggagtccTTGGGGCACgggtattttttttttttggagatgtaggaagatgaggaggtgatgaggtggtggttggagtgACTGTAGGAGGTGGTCGCAACCTACTGCGGCAAGGTagagagggggaaggttAATCTGGCTATGCGTTGAGTGTTGATgttcggggtggtggtttgtatTAGGTGGGTCTGGTAGTAATTATGCCTTTGAAGCCTGCATTCATTTTTCAAAGACAAGGGGGCTTTGCTCCTTCCTGTTGGAAAAGAGTTTGAACCGAGAACTGCCCGAGCGTTGAGCAGCCTGCTGTCTTTCTATGACACCACGCACAGCGCTCCTGTGGTGTGTCTGCTCAACTTTCCAATGGGTCTCTGATTGGCCAGCACAATGATTTTGCTGTGCAGCGTGTGCCTTGTTTGGACCGTTGGCGGCGTCCCATCTTGGTAGATCACGTCGATTTAAGTGGTATTACCTAGGGTTATGTCGAATGCGTCCCTACGTTTCCGACTTTATTGCCCCGGGTACTCTCCATACCTACTGCGGCCGCCTATTATTCAATCCAGAGGTCTTAAAGCCGAGAACGAAGTCGGTATTTGCAGCTATATTGTGATTTCGGGCATTTCTTGTCCTGTCAACGAAGCCGGGGAGTCTGCCACCATGTCCGAAAAGCCAGGGCAACACCCACCATCGACATACGAACTTGACGACTTGGCTTCTTGTCATGGTGTTCAAGAAGGTGAATACGAATACACCGCACTGAGGAGACAAGGGAACATTTGCTTGCTGCATCTTCTACCGAGCGAGGATCGAAGAAGCCGCTTGGTCTGCCAGCTGCGCGAGTATCCGTTGTTGACCTCGAGCCAGACCGAACAAAACCAGCAATTACATCTTTAATGAGGCCCTTTCATATACCTGGGGTGATTGGTCAAACCAGAGAAGCATAACTGTGGATTCTCATCGGCTATCTGTCACCGATAATCTGTATGAGGCTTTGCTGGCTCTACGAGAACAGCATCTTCCGAGAGCTTTATGGGTGGATGCGATTTGCATAAATCAAAGAGATGAAatgaagaagcaggagcagATTCAGCCAAGCTCTCCATTCGAAACTGCTCGCTTCAACGTTTGATGTTCCACGAGAGCTACAAAGCCAGCTCCGTCCGGTGGCGTACTCAATGGAACGGGCGATATATCGTCCGAGGAAGACAGCCGGCATTGCTTCGCACGACAAGAGCGAGCTGGGTGAGCTGATCGACATGTATCACACCCGACAGGCTACCCTGGTGCATGACAAGGTGTTCGCCTTGTTGGGCATGAGTACCACCGACCCACCACACAAAACATTCCTAGACTattgggttggttgggatgTTGTTTTCAAGCAGGTGGTAAAGTCTCTATTCGGTGCATTAGTGTCAGTTGATACCTGGTCCCACTCACAGGTGGCTGAGATACAAGGAAATGGCCAGGTATTGGGCAAAGTAATTCGAGTAGAATTCGATGATGCCAACGGGCGGCAGAAGTTATCCATCGAGTGGAAGGTTTCACAAGCCCATCGATTCTGCATCGTCCGCAGGCTGGACGCTTCCACTTTCTGCGAAATCAGTCCGAAGGGGTGACATTGTCTGTATTATGAAGGGAGCGTCGAAACCTACCATTGTCAGACTCTGCTCAAGCCTCTTCTCTATCATTGTGAGCAGAGTCTCGTGCTGCGGGCCAGAGCACATCAGGAACTTTCCATACCGCTTCTCATTGATATGGGACTGGGGATGCAGAGAGGAGCGACAGCCACAGAGGGGGCCGAGTCACCAAAGTACAGCTGTCATTCTAGAAGCGGTAGGGGACTACAATGATGCGGCACTGGTTCTCCTGGATTGTGTAAGGAACTGCAAGTCCCTCGGGAGCAAAGCGCAGAGATTAGAGACGATCAATCAGCTCGTCCTCCTGTACAGCAAGGCAAACCAGATGGAAAAGGGATCCAATCGTCTCCGCAAAGAGCTGCAAGGTTGACATCAATACGACAGGGATGATTTGCAGATCTTGGCcccggcagcagcctccCAGGATGGGGAGGCCATGCGGCTTCTTATACGTCACGCGGGCGGAATCGATCTGACAGAAACTGTGCTTCTCGCAGCCGTCCACAGCAATATGCACGGCCGTAAGGTCTTGGAAATTCTCTTCAATCAACCACGATACCCCTCAAGTCCGGTCAGTGGCAAAGCAATCACCGAGGCTGTGTTAATAACAGCCGCTCAAAATATACCAGAAGGTGCTTTAATATAGCGTTTTGCTTTAGCCGACTTCTGTGCTAATAATGAGCTGAAGCTCGGCAGCTCAAGTTCAGTATAATAGGAAGTTCTGTCAAACGATCGTCTTGACAGAAAAGCTACACTGTTTTTGATACTCAAGAAGAAACAAGGATACCGATTATTTGACTTTGAAACTAAACCAATTCTATACCACCTTAATCCAAAACGCTTTCTCATGTCCACTCCGAAAAGACTACGCTGCGGCTTCCTATTCCAAAACGCTAAATATCAAGCATGCTCCTTATCTGTTGCGGTGGCTGTTGGCTCACCCTCGAGCCCACACTAGGAGCTACACTCCCCTCCCTTGCCCCTGTCGCACCTGGgtatggcggtggtggtggagccgTCGTAGCTGCTGCCGAGGGTGCAGggccatccatcatcagctcctgttccctccttctcctttctgCCTCTGCACTTCTATTTTGAGGGAAAAGAGCACCAGCTACCGCCTGCATGGCTCTTTCTTGTCGAATTCGCTCTGACCGACCATTAtacagcggtggtggtgacgtcGGCGGTGTATTTGTCCCAGCTGGGGACATGCCCGGTGCGGAAGGGGAGAGCGGGCTCATTGGGACATCGTCTGACGCCGGGCTTTCATTGTTGCGCGGTTTATTCCCCTGGATTTCTCTGACATTGCGGACGAGTTGGTCGCGCATGCTTTCTCCTGgcacaaccacctctccgTTGACTCTGGCCCACCATCCGGGCTTCTTGACGATGCCCATCTCCTGGTCAAGCTGCTGGTTGCGTACGATACGTTGGCGTTTGAGTTCTTTGTCTTCATTCTCGTTGATGAACCCAAAGATGACCTGGATGTACATGATCAATAAGGCTGGGGCGTAGCCACCAGCAAAAATAGCGGCTCGGTTCCCTTCGAGGTTCAAGGGGCTGTACTCAAACTTCCATGCGCAAAGCTCCTGATAGGCCGGGACGACAAGTGCGATGGGAATAAGGAGCTTGAATCGGAGAGGCGTCATGCGAATGAAGCCTACGAATCGGTTGATGATTCCACGGTTGCG comes from the Podospora pseudocomata strain CBS 415.72m chromosome 5, whole genome shotgun sequence genome and includes:
- the USV1 gene encoding Up in starvation (EggNog:ENOG503P0AA; COG:S), which produces MAAAFRPVNTPLLAADSIKHEIPPSSTTLTATTTTTTTMTTPRPSTAPSQASRPVDEATTPTRVNFGTGALASQKPLPTSPFPESVQVPEPTTESTPKRENSQHSRKSRDSDDMDMDDSDGEHGEEVGSDDDSENADGTKSKKKKSQRFYCTDYPPCNLSFTRSEHLARHIRKHTGERPFQCHCSRRFSRLDNLRQHAQTVHVNEDIPIDSLAATGTRFQRQIRTDRVRPTTGRARAATAGSVGPGGRGHSKSLSTSSITSMASIASAYGGGETRRRPPPLVMADPRSRLSLESYRGPDGQYYRAASPDMSTPTSATFSTGQNSPRWGPVASPGSSHSRSHSMYAAAGSRTPGRRLSVPSGGNPFQSPHAPSLRGPLFGPSLNASNSGAFSPGQNGLLSSPTTSTSNWSRRDSVSTADEAWRRRTWHPDTAGFNGASRLSQVITPSQFPPDSIKLPPANTGNQPPQTLRLPGIESFDPIPRRPPTPPRRNPSPMMIDSEASRPPALLPAGDLGSDDRRPSSQWDMGLHRGITRLDINTPPRDSAGAWANEATQALMARAEQAHAAPMQPTVRFEQDLRPPQGPPPINAAPPVGSRHHYTMSAPSITTPRESRRHGWYHGPVPTHPVEETIHEGRPHVDRIVHPNVRGFQGFPAREQQLGIHQQQPSGPSMERILERPMSRGDNPESLRRLQALVAVATSEGSTATAY